In Phaeobacter piscinae, one genomic interval encodes:
- a CDS encoding M3 family metallopeptidase: MTNPLLSTWDTPFEIAPFDQIKDSDFAPALEEALAAHKAQIDAIASSDEAPTFANVIEALETPCRELEQVLSVFYSVAGADSNPEREALQRAFSPKLAAHFSAITANKALYARVKAVWDERDTLDLSEEQQRVLMLTHRGFVRGGAALEGADDTRMQEIKSRLATLGTEFTQNLLADERDWFMALSEEDLTGLPQFVVDAARAAGKDKGLDGPAVTLSRSLITPFLQFSPRRDLRKRAFEAWAARGANGGESDNREIAAEILALREERAKLLGYENFAAYKLETEMAKTPAAVRDLLMQVWEPAKGQAEADAWVLTKMMQDDGINGELEPWDWRYYAEKRRKAEHDLDEAELKPYFQLDRMIEASFDCATRLFGLEFTPLDVPLYHEDCRAWEVTRNGAHVAVFIGDYFARSSKRSGAWCSAMRSQAKFPEAQTPIVINVCNFAKGEPALLSYDDARTLFHEFGHALHQMLSDVTYESISGTSVARDFVELPSQLYEHWLDVPEVLGKFATHADTGKPMPVEMRDRVLAASTFDMGFQTVEYVASALVDLAFHDGPAPKDPMAKQAEVLAEIGMPSAIIMRHATPHFAHVFSGDGYSSGYYSYMWSEVMDADAFAAFEEAGGAFDPERAQALEAHILSTGGSRDPAELYTAFRGRLPGVDALLKGRGLAAK; encoded by the coding sequence ATGACCAATCCGCTGCTGTCCACTTGGGACACGCCGTTTGAAATTGCCCCCTTCGACCAGATCAAGGACAGCGATTTTGCCCCCGCGCTGGAGGAGGCCTTGGCTGCGCATAAGGCGCAGATTGATGCAATTGCCAGCTCAGATGAGGCGCCGACATTTGCCAATGTGATCGAGGCGCTGGAAACCCCCTGCCGCGAGCTGGAGCAGGTGTTGTCAGTGTTCTACAGTGTGGCTGGGGCCGACAGTAATCCCGAGCGCGAGGCGTTGCAGCGGGCGTTTTCGCCGAAACTGGCGGCGCATTTTTCCGCGATCACCGCGAACAAGGCCCTTTATGCCCGTGTCAAAGCCGTGTGGGACGAGCGGGACACGCTGGATCTGAGCGAGGAGCAACAGCGCGTTCTGATGTTGACCCATCGTGGATTTGTGCGGGGTGGTGCGGCGCTAGAAGGCGCGGATGACACCCGCATGCAGGAGATCAAATCCCGTCTGGCAACGCTTGGGACGGAGTTTACGCAAAACCTGCTGGCAGATGAGCGCGACTGGTTCATGGCGCTGAGCGAAGAAGATCTGACCGGTCTGCCGCAGTTTGTCGTCGATGCCGCCCGCGCCGCGGGTAAGGACAAGGGGCTGGATGGTCCGGCGGTGACGTTGTCGCGCTCGCTCATCACGCCGTTTTTGCAGTTCTCGCCCCGCCGCGATCTGCGCAAACGCGCCTTTGAGGCCTGGGCTGCGCGCGGAGCCAATGGTGGTGAGAGCGATAATCGCGAAATCGCTGCCGAAATTTTGGCCCTGCGCGAAGAACGCGCCAAACTGCTGGGCTATGAAAACTTCGCGGCCTACAAACTGGAAACCGAGATGGCCAAGACCCCGGCTGCGGTGCGCGATTTGCTGATGCAGGTCTGGGAGCCGGCCAAGGGGCAGGCGGAGGCGGATGCCTGGGTGCTGACAAAAATGATGCAGGACGATGGCATCAACGGCGAGTTGGAGCCCTGGGACTGGCGCTACTATGCGGAGAAACGGCGCAAAGCGGAGCATGATCTGGATGAGGCGGAGCTAAAGCCCTATTTCCAGCTGGACCGCATGATCGAGGCGTCGTTTGACTGCGCAACCCGCCTGTTTGGGCTTGAGTTTACCCCCTTGGATGTGCCGCTTTACCACGAAGACTGCCGCGCCTGGGAGGTGACCCGCAATGGCGCGCATGTGGCTGTGTTCATTGGCGATTATTTTGCCCGCTCGTCCAAACGTTCCGGCGCGTGGTGTTCGGCGATGCGCAGTCAGGCGAAGTTCCCGGAGGCGCAGACCCCGATCGTGATCAACGTCTGCAACTTTGCCAAGGGGGAGCCTGCGCTGCTGTCTTATGATGATGCGCGTACGTTGTTCCATGAGTTTGGCCATGCGCTGCATCAGATGCTGTCGGATGTGACCTATGAGAGCATCTCTGGCACCTCGGTGGCGCGCGACTTTGTGGAGCTGCCCTCGCAGCTATATGAACACTGGCTGGATGTGCCGGAGGTTCTGGGCAAATTCGCAACCCATGCCGACACCGGCAAGCCGATGCCGGTCGAGATGCGTGACCGGGTGCTGGCGGCCTCGACCTTTGATATGGGGTTCCAGACGGTGGAATATGTGGCGTCAGCGCTGGTGGATCTGGCGTTTCATGATGGGCCTGCACCGAAGGATCCGATGGCCAAACAGGCTGAGGTTCTGGCAGAGATCGGCATGCCTTCTGCCATTATCATGCGCCACGCAACGCCGCATTTTGCGCATGTGTTCTCGGGCGACGGCTATTCGTCGGGTTACTATAGCTACATGTGGTCCGAGGTGATGGACGCAGACGCCTTTGCTGCCTTTGAGGAGGCGGGCGGCGCCTTTGATCCTGAGCGTGCCCAAGCATTGGAAGCGCATATCCTCTCCACCGGTGGCTCCCGCGATCCGGCTGAGTTGTACACCGCGTTCCGGGGGCGCCTGCCGGGCGTTGATGCGTTGCTGAAAGGACGCGGACTGGCGGCGAAATAA